One genomic region from Tissierellales bacterium encodes:
- a CDS encoding response regulator transcription factor, which translates to MIKVLIVDDQALIREGLTMMLSLFNEIRIVCEAKNGKEAIDILSKKDIDVILMDIRMPVMDGVEATKIIKGKYPDIKVLILTTFNEDEYIFEGLKYGADGYILKDVSSDELVEGIKTVHKGNLLLQSEVATRVVEAFKDSHTNIEGKSKLKTLTPREEEIALLVGEGKTNKEISTLLYITEGTVKNHITRILNKLKLRDRTQLAIHIRKL; encoded by the coding sequence ATGATTAAAGTGTTAATAGTAGATGACCAGGCTCTTATCAGAGAGGGATTAACTATGATGTTAAGCCTTTTTAATGAAATTAGAATAGTCTGTGAAGCTAAAAATGGTAAAGAGGCTATTGATATATTAAGTAAGAAGGATATAGATGTTATTTTAATGGACATTAGAATGCCAGTTATGGATGGGGTAGAAGCAACAAAGATAATAAAAGGAAAGTATCCAGATATAAAAGTTTTGATTTTAACTACCTTTAACGAAGATGAATATATATTTGAAGGTTTAAAATATGGTGCCGATGGTTACATCCTGAAAGATGTGAGTTCGGATGAATTAGTTGAGGGGATAAAAACAGTACATAAAGGTAATTTACTTCTTCAATCAGAAGTAGCCACAAGAGTTGTAGAAGCCTTTAAAGATAGTCATACTAATATAGAGGGAAAAAGTAAATTAAAAACTCTTACTCCAAGAGAGGAAGAAATAGCTTTACTTGTTGGGGAAGGAAAAACTAATAAAGAAATAAGCACACTTCTATATATTACAGAGGGAACAGTAAAAAATCATATTACTAGAATATTGAATAAATTAAAATTAAGGGATAGAACTCAATTAGCAATACACATAAGGAAATTATAA